TTACCAAGTAGATAGGTTGTATTTTTAGAAGAAACTTATGGCAACAGTTATCACATTTTTTCCCtgatatttcttcttctgtttactccatcaatcttttttcttcctcactctaagctttattatttattttcttcctgttaaatcttttctctcattttcaccTCAGATGCTAAGGGTACATTTACAATTTCTCAAagtcacctttttcttttttctgaatagtcttttttttttttcaaatgtcagCCAATTAAAATAGAGGGTACTTTCATCTGCAGTCAGATTATTTACATATCTTACCTTTGAGTCATCATACTTTTAAATAATATGAATTATTTCTTGGTGATAGACTACGAAGACTAACCTTTTCCAGTGAGAAAGCAAGAGAATGGTTCTGAAACCTTTGAACTACTAAGAACCTTGGGATAGGGTAAAAAAGGCAGGGTTAATCAgctctttattcttcctttcagagggcagagaatttACTGGAGATAAACCTCTTGAATGTAATGAATACGGGAAGGCCTTTTGGAGGAAGGAGCGTCTTGCTGTgaatcacagaattcatactagagagaaaccatatgaatgtagagaatgtggaaaggccttcatgAGGCAGGGAAAACTCAAactgcatcagagaattcatactggagacaaacgttatgaatgtagtgaatgtgggaaggcctgcAGGGATAAGACACAACTTACAgtgcatcacagaattcatactggcgctaaaccttatgaatgtagtgagtGCAAGAAGGCCTTCAGGAGTAAGACACAACTTACAGTGCACTACagagttcatactggagagaagccttatgaatgtagtgaatgtggaaaggccttcagacATAGTATGCAACTTACAttgcatcacagaattcatactgaAGAGAacccttatgaatgtagtgaatgtgggaaggccttcagaaaTAGTATGCAGCTTACAatgcatcacagaattcatactgaAGAGAACCCTTATggatgtagtgaatgtgggaaggccttcaggagTAAGACACAACTTAGAGTGCAccacagaattcatactggacATGTTCTTTACGAGTGTAAGGAGTGTGGTAAGGCTTTTATCTCCAACTCAGAACTTATTCGACATCaaagaactcatactggagagaaaccttttggtTGTATTGAATGTGGAAAGGTCTTCTTCAGAAAGCAAGATCTTactgtgcatcagagaattcatactggagagaaaccttatgaatgtaagacatgtggaaaggccttcaggaGGAAGGACCATCTTACTggtcatcaaagaattcatactggagggTCATGTAATGACTATAAGGAGTGTGGAAATGATTTCCACTACAGCTCAAATCTTACTCTACATCCAAAAATTCATGCTGGAGAAAACCCAtatgaatgcagtgaatgtggaAGGGCTTTCAGGGATAAGACAGAACTTATGATACATCACAGAACTCATAcgggagagaaaccttatgaatgtagtagatgtggaaaagccttcaggaGGAAGTCACATCTTACTGATCATCAgacaattcatactggagagaagcgttatgaatgtaaggaatgtgggaaggGTTTTCTCTACAACTCAGAACTTGTtgtacatcaaagaattcatactggtgagaaaccttatgaatgtagtgaatgtgggaaggccttcaggagCAAGAAGTTCCTTACTCtgcaccagagaattcatactggagagaaaccttatgattgtagtgaatgtgggaatgCCTTCAGGCGTAAGAAACAACTTAcagtacatcagagaattcatactcaATAGAAAACTTGTGAATGTAAGGATTGTATGATAGCTTTTCtctggaactcagatcttgcttGACATCAAACAATGAATACTGGAGAGAAATTATACGAATGTAATGAATGTTGAAAGGACTTCAAGAGTAAGACACAATTTACTGTACGTTAGAAAACGAATACTGGAGAGAaaacatgaatataatgaatgtggaaaggcctacAAGACAAAGGAATAtcttactgtacatcagagaaaCCATACTGGAGACATCCTTAATGAGTTTAAGGAGTGTGGTAAGGCTTTCTCCTATATATTTGGCATCAAAAAGGTCATACTGAAGAGAAACCTGATGgatgtaatgagtgtgggaagaCCTTAAGAATGAGGATACAACTTACCCATCAAAGAATTCCCTCAGGAAAGAAACCTTAAGAGTGTAATGCATGTAGGATGGCCTTTAGATAGAGGACACTACTTTATGTCCATCATTGAATTCATCCTGGTGATATTCCTCATGAGTGTAAAGAGTGTGGGAAGGACTTCCTTTGGAATTCCGATCTTATTAGATATCAAAAAATCATGTTGGAAAAAAACCTTATGGaaagtgaatgtgggaaggccttcaggaaGAAGCTGCATCTTTGTATctgagaattcatactggagaaattCTATGTGAATGTCAGTGTTACGGGAAAGCCTTCCATCCCAAGTCAGATCCTTCTCAACTTCAAATAATTCATAGCTTCTGAATGTAATGTACAAGGGAAGGCTTTCCACCTAAATGTATCTTTTACTCTTCATCAGAgcattcatactggagagagactttgaatgcaatgaatgtgggaagaccttcaAACTGAAGACACAACTTGCTCAACATCAAAGAATGAattctggagagaaacctttgAGTTTGGGAAGGCCTTTAGATTAAGGATGCTACTTTATATCCATCAGAGAACTTC
This region of Trichosurus vulpecula isolate mTriVul1 chromosome 3, mTriVul1.pri, whole genome shotgun sequence genomic DNA includes:
- the LOC118842864 gene encoding zinc finger protein 420-like encodes the protein MAPVLTAKPGQESVTFKDLAVEFTREEWGQLNPSQKKLYRDVMLENYRSLVSLGFAISKPDMIYQLEKKEASWMPEADIPRSSCPEGREFTGDKPLECNEYGKAFWRKERLAVNHRIHTREKPYECRECGKAFMRQGKLKLHQRIHTGIHTEENPYECSECGKAFRNSMQLTMHHRIHTEENPYGCSECGKAFRSKTQLRVHHRIHTGHVLYECKECGKAFISNSELIRHQRTHTGEKPFGCIECGKVFFRKIHTGGSCNDYKECGNDFHYSSNLTLHPKIHAGENPYECSECGRAFRDKTELMIHHRTHTGEKPYECSRCGKAFRRKSHLTDHQTIHTGEKRYECKECGKGFLYNSELVVHQRIHTGHTEEKPDGCNECGKTLRMRIQLTHQRIPSGKKP